One genomic segment of Streptomyces liangshanensis includes these proteins:
- a CDS encoding DUF4232 domain-containing protein, whose amino-acid sequence MISRLAKGSSRYTRLAMGAVAIAALTATLTACGPEETGAIVGSSPTAKETASGAAGKDNDVDGAKDDYYGDNSGADAGKDNDVDGAKDDYYGDSSGADAGKDNDVDGAKQDHFAKKCDNGDLNFTAATFSEGSGYHLITAKAKPGVTCILQGPPQQVMFGSDPDTVAADVDRGTGESIKLKGSTAAYLAVQPRSTGLDEGKVFETLVISVSDDADEAGVLRFSGDEALPVSKPLVTPWQPTADAAAHPFA is encoded by the coding sequence ATGATTTCGCGCCTCGCCAAAGGTTCCTCCCGCTACACCCGCCTCGCCATGGGCGCAGTCGCCATTGCGGCCCTCACCGCCACGCTCACCGCGTGCGGCCCTGAAGAGACCGGCGCCATAGTCGGCTCATCGCCGACGGCCAAGGAAACGGCGAGCGGGGCAGCCGGTAAGGACAACGACGTCGATGGTGCCAAGGACGACTACTACGGCGACAACAGTGGCGCCGACGCCGGTAAGGACAATGACGTCGACGGTGCCAAGGACGACTACTACGGCGACAGCAGCGGCGCCGACGCCGGAAAGGACAACGACGTCGACGGCGCCAAGCAGGACCACTTCGCCAAGAAGTGCGACAACGGCGATCTGAACTTCACGGCCGCGACGTTCTCCGAGGGCAGCGGTTACCACCTGATCACCGCGAAGGCCAAGCCGGGTGTGACCTGCATCCTCCAAGGCCCGCCCCAGCAGGTCATGTTCGGCTCCGACCCCGACACCGTGGCCGCCGACGTCGATCGGGGGACCGGCGAATCGATCAAGCTCAAGGGGTCCACCGCCGCTTACCTCGCGGTGCAGCCGCGGAGCACCGGCCTCGACGAGGGCAAGGTGTTCGAGACGCTCGTCATCTCGGTCTCCGACGACGCCGACGAGGCCGGGGTGCTCAGGTTCTCCGGGGACGAAGCCCTCCCGGTGAGCAAGCCGCTCGTCACCCCCTGGCAGCCCACCGCCGACGCCGCCGCCCACCCCTTCGCCTAG
- a CDS encoding CPBP family intramembrane glutamic endopeptidase, which translates to MFQQNSGVGHTVSGEAPRKAEDGGVRTRRSGLGLFFAVTFATTWTFWLTAIALGGSPTSSPTALPFLLGGFGPVFGAIAVRVRRGRRGEPVPARTVKLRQGVRLFWALPLLALSSASLVAGALLADFLGDATVSLTEGKELISSVGGIAPFLISMLIGGPLAEEPGWRGTAYPRLRASMSRLQAGLLLGGVWAVWHLPLFFIEGTVQAELGLFSWSGLMFSLSVFPVALLTGYAYERAGVAAAVAVHLGFNTTMAVLSVDSPVTQAFILAVQVGLAMTLLATRRDRRTTPPVPAAPHPHQVPADAPHPISLPH; encoded by the coding sequence ATGTTCCAGCAGAACAGCGGAGTCGGACACACCGTCAGTGGCGAAGCGCCGCGGAAGGCCGAGGACGGCGGAGTTCGGACCCGGCGAAGCGGCCTCGGCCTCTTCTTCGCTGTCACCTTCGCGACGACCTGGACCTTCTGGCTGACCGCGATCGCACTCGGCGGATCGCCGACGAGTTCCCCCACCGCCCTTCCTTTTCTGCTCGGTGGCTTCGGCCCGGTGTTCGGCGCGATCGCGGTCCGGGTACGGCGTGGCCGCCGCGGGGAGCCCGTACCCGCTCGTACGGTCAAACTCAGGCAGGGCGTACGCCTGTTCTGGGCGCTGCCCTTGCTGGCACTGTCTTCGGCGTCCTTGGTGGCGGGCGCGCTCCTCGCCGACTTCCTCGGCGACGCCACGGTGAGCCTGACCGAGGGTAAGGAACTGATCTCGAGCGTCGGCGGAATCGCGCCGTTCCTCATCAGCATGCTGATCGGCGGTCCCCTGGCCGAGGAACCCGGCTGGCGCGGCACCGCGTACCCCCGTCTACGGGCGTCCATGAGCCGGCTCCAGGCCGGACTGCTGCTGGGTGGCGTCTGGGCGGTCTGGCACCTGCCGCTGTTCTTCATCGAAGGGACGGTCCAGGCCGAACTCGGTCTGTTCAGTTGGAGCGGCCTGATGTTCTCGCTCAGCGTCTTCCCCGTGGCACTGCTGACCGGTTACGCCTACGAGCGCGCCGGAGTCGCGGCAGCCGTCGCGGTCCACCTCGGCTTCAACACGACCATGGCCGTCCTGAGTGTCGACTCGCCTGTGACCCAGGCGTTCATCCTCGCGGTGCAGGTCGGTCTCGCGATGACGCTGCTCGCCACCCGACGCGATCGCCGGACGACCCCGCCCGTTCCGGCGGCCCCTCACCCGCACCAGGTCCCGGCCGACGCGCCGCACCCGATCAGCCTGCCCCACTGA
- a CDS encoding PA14 domain-containing protein, whose amino-acid sequence MRPHYRLSGVGAVGAVCGLAGVLLGGAATPAVADVSCASPAWKAQFYANTSFSGTPKSTACDTAISENYGTGDPAGVTLPRDNFAVRWSVTRDFGSGGPFTFSAATQDGIRVYLDGVRKIDVWRNVSSTQSKTLNLTVPAGKHTLRVDFVAWTGSANVKFSYTPRSTAAVDKVRPLAPTAVTGKLDNATAKAVVSWAPNKEMDLAGYRLYRRESGKTTWAYVGMTAGTSLTNLPTTAGLTYYYEVRAYDKAGNVSAGSADVPVTVLAMTPPAGLTGQGLDTGNKLTWKAVPGAVKYSVEWRDTDGGIRFLAATTTTGYTDTAAPRSERRSYLVRSIDGAGRYSGYAGTEASRPVAAPHEVTARADANRAALTWKVNSATGGAYYGYHVYRSTSLPVDTTGEPVRCDVRLTALVDGQKQYSCTDTTTAAETTYHYVVKGYDNGSRESVASGTASVTTLVSDRDLTPPAAVSVIAAEATEYGITLDWKANTESDLARYVVYVGTVLRDDEDGGDGEAVCSGSEYAYLNTSTTHYLYPAKPDGEERCFWVDAVDTSGNSNYRWTRAADARIVTALDLTPTVPTPPGSPLYLNARAGEPSPGQQRPVELSWNAVEGATGYRVYRWDRAAGRYEQLTVADPIALTSYTDTTAASGTTHYYWVTAVLADGTETAPGADWVPMPPTAG is encoded by the coding sequence GTGAGACCCCATTACCGGTTGAGCGGTGTCGGTGCGGTGGGGGCCGTCTGCGGTCTCGCGGGCGTGCTGCTCGGCGGCGCGGCGACCCCGGCTGTCGCTGACGTGAGTTGTGCCTCTCCGGCCTGGAAGGCGCAGTTCTACGCCAACACCAGCTTCAGTGGCACCCCCAAGTCGACCGCCTGTGACACTGCCATCAGCGAGAACTACGGGACCGGTGACCCCGCGGGAGTCACCCTGCCCCGGGACAACTTCGCCGTGCGCTGGAGCGTCACCCGCGACTTCGGCTCGGGTGGTCCGTTCACGTTCTCGGCCGCGACCCAGGACGGCATCCGCGTCTACCTCGACGGCGTCCGCAAGATCGACGTGTGGCGTAACGTCTCCAGCACCCAGAGCAAGACCCTCAATCTCACCGTCCCCGCCGGGAAGCACACCCTGCGCGTCGACTTCGTTGCCTGGACCGGGTCCGCGAACGTCAAGTTCTCGTACACCCCCCGGAGTACGGCCGCGGTCGACAAGGTGCGGCCGCTGGCCCCCACCGCGGTGACGGGCAAGCTGGACAACGCCACCGCCAAGGCCGTGGTGTCCTGGGCGCCCAACAAGGAGATGGACCTCGCCGGTTACCGCCTGTACCGGCGGGAATCGGGCAAGACCACGTGGGCCTACGTCGGCATGACCGCCGGCACCTCGCTCACCAACCTGCCCACCACCGCCGGCCTCACCTACTACTACGAGGTCCGGGCGTACGACAAGGCCGGCAACGTTTCGGCGGGCAGCGCGGACGTACCGGTCACCGTCCTCGCCATGACCCCGCCGGCCGGGCTGACCGGCCAGGGCCTGGACACCGGCAACAAACTGACCTGGAAAGCGGTGCCGGGGGCGGTGAAGTACTCCGTCGAGTGGCGTGACACCGACGGCGGCATCCGGTTCCTCGCCGCGACCACCACCACCGGTTACACCGACACCGCGGCACCCAGGTCCGAGAGGCGGTCGTACCTGGTGCGGTCCATCGACGGGGCCGGCCGGTACTCCGGTTACGCCGGTACGGAGGCCTCGCGCCCCGTCGCCGCGCCGCACGAGGTCACCGCGCGGGCCGACGCCAATCGGGCGGCACTGACCTGGAAGGTCAACTCGGCTACGGGCGGGGCCTATTACGGCTACCACGTCTACCGCTCCACGTCCCTGCCGGTGGACACCACCGGCGAGCCGGTGCGGTGCGACGTACGGTTGACCGCTCTCGTCGACGGCCAGAAGCAGTACAGCTGCACCGACACGACCACGGCCGCGGAGACCACGTACCACTACGTGGTGAAGGGCTACGACAACGGCAGTCGTGAGTCGGTCGCCTCCGGCACGGCGTCCGTCACCACGCTCGTCTCCGACCGGGACCTCACCCCGCCGGCCGCCGTCAGTGTGATCGCCGCCGAGGCGACCGAGTACGGCATCACGCTGGACTGGAAGGCGAACACCGAGTCCGACCTCGCGCGGTACGTGGTCTACGTCGGGACGGTACTGCGCGACGACGAGGACGGCGGCGACGGCGAGGCCGTGTGCAGCGGCTCGGAGTACGCCTACCTCAACACGTCCACCACGCACTACCTGTACCCGGCGAAGCCCGACGGTGAAGAGCGCTGCTTCTGGGTCGACGCCGTCGACACCAGCGGCAACTCCAACTACCGATGGACCAGGGCGGCCGACGCCAGGATCGTCACCGCGCTGGACCTGACGCCGACCGTCCCCACTCCCCCGGGTTCGCCCCTGTACCTGAACGCCCGTGCGGGTGAGCCGAGTCCGGGGCAGCAGAGGCCGGTGGAGCTGTCCTGGAACGCGGTCGAGGGGGCGACGGGGTACCGCGTGTACCGCTGGGACCGGGCTGCGGGCCGGTACGAGCAGCTGACCGTCGCCGACCCGATCGCGCTCACTTCGTACACGGACACAACAGCGGCCTCCGGGACGACCCACTACTACTGGGTGACGGCCGTCCTGGCCGACGGCACGGAGACGGCGCCGGGCGCGGACTGGGTTCCGATGCCGCCGACGGCGGGCTGA
- a CDS encoding DinB family protein has protein sequence MSENVTVNELATQGPADAPAATGERADLLEALAKHRHFLRFTTRDLTDEQAGRRTTASELCLAGLIKHVAGVERAWVRFILDGPSAMGDFTAMTKDDEARRADEFRLLDGETLAGVLDDYAEVARRTDELVVTLPDLDAAQPLPKAPWFEPGAQWSARRVLLHIVGETAQHAGHADIIRESLDSAKTMG, from the coding sequence ATGAGCGAGAACGTGACTGTCAACGAACTGGCCACCCAGGGCCCGGCCGACGCGCCGGCGGCCACCGGCGAGCGCGCCGACCTGCTGGAGGCGCTGGCCAAGCATCGGCACTTCCTGCGTTTCACCACCCGCGACCTCACCGACGAGCAGGCCGGGCGCCGTACCACCGCCAGCGAGCTCTGTTTGGCCGGCTTGATCAAGCATGTGGCCGGGGTCGAGCGGGCCTGGGTGCGGTTCATCCTGGACGGCCCGTCGGCGATGGGCGACTTCACCGCCATGACCAAGGACGACGAAGCCCGACGGGCCGACGAGTTCCGGTTGCTGGACGGCGAGACGCTGGCCGGCGTGCTCGACGACTACGCCGAGGTGGCCCGCCGAACCGACGAACTGGTCGTCACCCTGCCCGACCTGGACGCCGCCCAACCGCTGCCGAAGGCGCCCTGGTTCGAACCGGGCGCGCAGTGGTCGGCCCGCCGGGTGCTGCTGCACATCGTCGGCGAAACCGCCCAGCACGCGGGCCACGCCGACATCATCCGCGAGTCCCTGGACAGCGCGAAGACCATGGGTTAG
- the cutA gene encoding divalent-cation tolerance protein CutA has product MSEYLTVLTTTDSAEKAQTLAAGAVEARVAACAQVDGPIASVYRWEGTVRTDQEWRVLYKTTTDRYPALEAHIKAVHDYDTPEIIATPITHGSDAYLSWVSAETTTG; this is encoded by the coding sequence GTGTCGGAGTACCTCACCGTTCTGACCACGACCGACTCCGCCGAGAAGGCCCAGACCCTGGCCGCCGGCGCGGTGGAGGCCAGGGTGGCGGCCTGCGCGCAGGTCGACGGGCCGATCGCCAGCGTGTACCGCTGGGAGGGCACCGTACGAACCGACCAGGAATGGCGGGTGCTGTACAAGACGACCACCGACCGTTACCCGGCCCTGGAGGCGCACATCAAGGCCGTCCACGACTACGACACCCCGGAAATCATCGCCACCCCGATCACCCACGGGAGCGACGCCTACCTGTCGTGGGTGAGCGCGGAGACCACCACGGGGTGA
- a CDS encoding C39 family peptidase, translating to MTGFRLIHRVPYYSQWESAALVAEFVSGVRGAAEDPLWLKSGADSAEDYAFWAPRMCGMACLRMALDHWGHEVPPSVPLVREAVEAGAYVRTEEQVKGLIYAPFAGWVARRWGLYAEVRPELVVGDVGSEIARGRVVLLSVHKSIRTLDPVPPQRGGHLVLAVGTDPDGVFLHNPSGLPGRSQEFHHVLWADLDRFFAGRGVVLGPHA from the coding sequence ATGACTGGTTTCCGGTTGATTCATCGTGTTCCGTACTACTCGCAGTGGGAATCCGCTGCTCTGGTGGCGGAGTTCGTCTCCGGCGTCAGGGGGGCGGCCGAGGACCCGCTGTGGCTCAAGTCCGGGGCTGACTCCGCGGAGGATTATGCCTTCTGGGCGCCGCGCATGTGTGGGATGGCTTGCCTGCGCATGGCCTTGGACCACTGGGGGCACGAGGTGCCGCCCTCGGTTCCGTTGGTGCGGGAAGCGGTGGAAGCGGGGGCATACGTGCGGACCGAGGAGCAGGTCAAGGGGCTGATCTACGCTCCCTTCGCCGGCTGGGTCGCGCGGCGCTGGGGCCTGTACGCTGAGGTACGGCCCGAGTTGGTGGTGGGCGACGTCGGGTCGGAGATCGCCCGGGGGCGTGTGGTGCTGCTCTCCGTTCACAAGTCCATCCGGACCCTTGATCCGGTACCGCCCCAGCGCGGCGGGCACCTGGTCCTGGCCGTGGGCACCGACCCCGACGGGGTCTTCCTGCACAACCCCTCCGGGCTGCCGGGGCGGTCCCAGGAGTTCCACCACGTCCTCTGGGCGGACCTCGACCGGTTCTTCGCCGGCCGCGGAGTTGTTCTGGGGCCTCACGCGTAA
- a CDS encoding DNA gyrase subunit B — protein MWIGSTGARGLHGLVFEVVGRAVNQVLSGGGGRVDVTLTPDGCVRVADDGPVAPFEATRDADRPNLDALLTRMPTGPHPPAWNNEAVIHFTAGLLVANALSSRLTAETQGTGARRTVQEYARGVPAAPPTPVERPNGHGTVIEFWPDPKIFETTSCSFALLAERFRQIAFLNRSLAISLTDERPATGPRAVSFRFPHGVRDFVAALHAETGSPLPPDLIGFERYDPRIAGTMEVALLWSDAHEQRLRSYANGRPTPQGGTHVDGFRDALATAVTAFAREQGLLAPTDPDPHTDRIGKGLTAVVSVKLDHPEFVGATRRQLSNPEVRNRIEESVREHLTNWFREHPKSAQEIATRITATPAA, from the coding sequence ATGTGGATCGGCTCGACCGGCGCACGCGGCCTGCACGGCTTGGTGTTCGAGGTCGTCGGCCGGGCGGTGAACCAGGTGCTGTCCGGGGGCGGAGGCCGCGTCGACGTCACGCTCACGCCCGACGGCTGTGTGCGGGTCGCCGACGACGGGCCGGTTGCCCCCTTCGAGGCCACCAGGGACGCTGACCGCCCCAATCTCGACGCGCTGCTGACGCGCATGCCGACCGGGCCCCACCCCCCAGCCTGGAACAACGAGGCCGTGATCCACTTCACCGCGGGCCTCTTGGTCGCCAACGCCCTGTCGAGCCGGCTGACGGCCGAAACGCAGGGCACGGGCGCCCGCCGCACAGTCCAGGAGTACGCACGCGGCGTCCCGGCCGCCCCGCCCACCCCCGTAGAGCGGCCGAACGGGCACGGTACGGTCATCGAGTTCTGGCCCGACCCAAAGATCTTCGAGACGACGAGCTGCTCGTTCGCTCTCCTCGCGGAACGCTTCCGGCAGATTGCCTTCCTTAACCGGAGCCTCGCGATCTCGCTGACTGACGAACGCCCGGCGACCGGCCCGAGGGCGGTGAGCTTCCGCTTCCCCCACGGAGTACGGGACTTCGTAGCCGCCCTCCACGCCGAGACCGGGTCGCCCCTCCCTCCGGACCTCATCGGATTCGAGCGGTACGACCCGCGCATCGCGGGGACGATGGAGGTGGCCCTGCTGTGGAGCGACGCTCACGAGCAGCGGCTACGCAGTTACGCCAACGGCCGACCAACCCCTCAGGGCGGCACACACGTGGACGGCTTCCGCGACGCACTGGCAACCGCGGTCACCGCATTCGCCCGTGAACAGGGCCTACTCGCACCCACGGACCCCGACCCCCACACCGACCGCATCGGCAAAGGCCTTACGGCAGTCGTGTCCGTAAAACTCGACCACCCCGAATTCGTCGGCGCCACACGCCGGCAGCTGAGCAACCCAGAAGTCCGGAACCGCATCGAGGAATCCGTACGAGAACACCTGACCAACTGGTTCAGGGAACACCCGAAAAGCGCCCAAGAGATCGCCACCCGAATCACCGCAACCCCCGCCGCTTGA
- a CDS encoding DUF4259 domain-containing protein, with product MLSAVMGSTYGNGDAGCGGGVVGTWGAGNFDSDTAADHLGALADRLVSEVTEAMAGDPVELEPDEYWGTSVPCNLELLLLLVRQGWVGVTLPSPEVIRDWREVFLGVWERTIDDLGPDAAYKDERRVVLRETFERLAEAAEGGASL from the coding sequence GTGCTGTCTGCTGTGATGGGGAGTACGTACGGCAACGGCGACGCGGGGTGTGGGGGCGGGGTAGTGGGTACGTGGGGCGCGGGCAACTTCGACAGCGACACCGCGGCGGATCATCTTGGGGCGCTGGCCGACAGGTTGGTGTCCGAGGTGACGGAGGCCATGGCGGGTGATCCGGTGGAGCTCGAACCGGACGAGTACTGGGGGACGTCCGTTCCCTGCAACCTGGAGCTGCTGCTCCTTCTGGTGCGCCAGGGATGGGTCGGGGTGACGCTGCCCTCGCCGGAGGTGATCAGGGACTGGCGGGAGGTGTTTCTGGGGGTGTGGGAGCGGACGATCGACGACTTGGGGCCGGATGCGGCGTACAAGGACGAACGCCGGGTGGTGCTGCGCGAGACGTTCGAGCGGCTGGCGGAGGCGGCGGAGGGGGGTGCTTCCCTCTGA